Part of the Chanodichthys erythropterus isolate Z2021 chromosome 13, ASM2448905v1, whole genome shotgun sequence genome is shown below.
CTAATGGCAGCAAAAATTCAGCATGTGAAGTGGAACTATGGGATTGTGCGGGAGATTTCAAGTAAGATGACCAAATGTCTTTCGTGAATCAGATTTATCAAACCATTCGTTTGTTTCTTGAGTGAATTCATTTAGTATTGTATGTGCGCAGGTTTGAATCATGCTGGCCAGCTTTAATGAAAGACTCCAATGGGGTAGTTATTGTATTTAACCCAGATGTGCCCAGCCATTTAAAGGAAATCGAGACCTGGCACAATACATTCATCTACTCACAGGGACTACTGGAGCCCCAGTGTCTGCTCATTGCCCATCATAAACCAGGGAGCAGGGCTGACACTAACCATCCACCATTAGGTAACATGTCCTCTCTTTACAGTATTAGTGTGTCAGCATTTAAGGTGTCTAGGAGTAAGCTATCTTGAGGCTGTTGAATTCACGTTACTGCAGCTGTTATTTGCTTTTTTCAATTGAAACTTGTTTTCTGAACACCCCTTCAAAAATTGCTGATGGTTAAAAtttgttaaactttttttcttaaatgtcatatgcacttatttattatttaacttaTCCTCTGTGTAGCCCCACAGTTAAACAAGCTGCCTCTCATTCACTCAAACCTTGAGGAAGACCCTGAAGATGTCCGACAGGAGTTCCACAAATACTTGGGAAATGTTATGCGGATGCTATCAGAAAAACAGGAGCGTGAAGAGATGTCAATTAttacataattgtattattttggtATATGCGGAGATAAATCTATATCCCATATAATGTATacacatgcatttatttttttgtgaaatctTGTTAGCCCCATCTCACGTAACAGTCTGGGAGATGAAGTCTCTCATAGTGCTCGATACTAGACCCAATTTAATTTTCACTTATTTTAAACAAGACAAGAAGAAACATTTTGAAGGAGAGTGGTTCTGTAGTGAAGTGTGTTCTGA
Proteins encoded:
- the ift22 gene encoding intraflagellar transport protein 22 homolog; translation: MVKVKILFIGPNECGKTALSNFLSDTTESIGADYYSPTQGVRILEFESHSLSNGSKNSACEVELWDCAGDFKFESCWPALMKDSNGVVIVFNPDVPSHLKEIETWHNTFIYSQGLLEPQCLLIAHHKPGSRADTNHPPLAPQLNKLPLIHSNLEEDPEDVRQEFHKYLGNVMRMLSEKQEREEMSIIT